From Moraxella sp. K1664, one genomic window encodes:
- a CDS encoding trypsin-like peptidase domain-containing protein, with the protein MNNTHRQTGASIWVILPWLIALALATALVLLVAKHNATPLTTQSQAPKAEQIAPNTQSSEQVWQPTLATPKAHNNPDTAPTVDSYHDAVTQASLSVVNIYTTQRVQNPYMGDPVLEQFFEYYGQGQEIDRGASSLGSGVIVSKDGYIVTNAHVIEQADEITVALNDGRKARATIVGADVESDLAVIKVEMDNLVPLAFRREPIRVGDVALAIGNPFGVGQTVTQGIISATGRSGLGLTTFEDFIQTDAAINPGNSGGALVDANGALVGINTVIYSRSGGSMGIGFAIPTTIVEQVMNGLISTGRVSRGWLGVEIAPVRENPTNLTTHEGVVIANVMTDSPAGKAGLQAGDVVLSLDGKTIDNANTLIGIVSAKAPDSTLDAVVKRGDDEHELTITVGERPSRGNNRQNSQQGSRSLSSEERAYLNELFNQLNRMHGR; encoded by the coding sequence ATGAACAACACTCACCGTCAAACAGGGGCAAGCATTTGGGTTATTCTGCCATGGCTGATTGCCCTAGCCTTAGCCACAGCTTTGGTGCTATTGGTCGCCAAGCACAACGCCACGCCCCTAACCACCCAAAGCCAAGCTCCCAAAGCCGAACAAATCGCCCCAAACACGCAATCAAGCGAGCAGGTATGGCAACCCACCCTTGCCACGCCCAAAGCCCACAACAACCCCGACACCGCCCCCACGGTAGATTCTTATCATGACGCGGTCACCCAAGCCAGCCTGTCCGTGGTCAATATCTACACCACCCAAAGAGTGCAAAACCCTTATATGGGCGACCCTGTGTTAGAGCAGTTTTTTGAATACTATGGGCAAGGGCAAGAGATTGACAGGGGGGCGAGCAGTCTGGGTTCGGGCGTGATTGTCTCCAAAGACGGCTATATCGTCACCAACGCCCACGTCATCGAACAAGCCGATGAGATTACCGTCGCCTTAAATGACGGGCGTAAGGCACGGGCGACCATCGTGGGGGCGGACGTGGAGAGTGATTTGGCGGTGATTAAGGTTGAGATGGACAACCTAGTTCCACTCGCTTTTCGCCGTGAACCCATTCGTGTGGGCGATGTTGCACTTGCCATTGGCAATCCCTTTGGCGTGGGTCAGACCGTCACCCAAGGTATCATCTCTGCCACAGGTCGCTCTGGACTGGGTCTGACCACCTTTGAAGACTTCATTCAGACCGACGCCGCCATCAATCCTGGTAACTCAGGCGGTGCCTTGGTGGACGCCAATGGGGCATTGGTTGGCATTAACACCGTCATCTACTCTCGCTCTGGCGGTTCGATGGGGATCGGCTTTGCCATTCCCACCACCATTGTTGAGCAGGTCATGAACGGGCTAATTAGCACTGGCAGGGTCAGCCGTGGCTGGCTTGGCGTGGAGATTGCCCCTGTCAGGGAGAACCCCACCAATCTCACCACTCACGAAGGCGTGGTCATCGCCAATGTCATGACAGATAGCCCAGCAGGCAAGGCAGGTCTACAGGCAGGCGATGTGGTGCTGTCACTTGATGGCAAAACCATTGACAACGCCAACACACTCATCGGTATCGTCTCTGCCAAGGCTCCCGACAGCACACTTGATGCTGTAGTCAAGCGTGGTGACGATGAGCATGAGCTTACCATCACCGTCGGCGAACGCCCCAGTCGTGGCAACAACCGCCAAAACAGCCAACAAGGCAGTCGCTCTCTAAGCTCCGAAGAGCGTGCTTATCTTAATGAGCTGTTTAATCAGTTAAACCGCATGCACGGACGTTGA
- a CDS encoding aspartate aminotransferase family protein, whose protein sequence is MSYLMPTYARQPISFVRGQGSYLYTADGTAYLDALTGIAVCGLGHCHPAISHAMKEQADTLIHTSNLYQIDWQEKAGEILCQKAGMDKVFFANSGAEANECALKLARLYAHNQSKSHPKVIVMEHAFHGRTLLTVTATANPKARTGFFTLDDDFIRVPFNDVSAVEALIDDKDICAVFVEPIQGEGGLHTPSDDYLEKLQNICHTNDWLFMLDEVQTGNGRTGKYFAYQYSNVKPDVLTTAKGLGNGFPVGACMVSGRAKDLFGAGSHGSTFGGTPFGCRVVCAVYDELTDEVMKNAMRESDFIRQSVREHFPQIDVRGRGMMIGFGLPDGVDCTHIVDMARDEFYLILNVTGGNVIRLLPTLNISHDDTVILTNRLIGLLEKTLE, encoded by the coding sequence ATGTCTTATCTTATGCCAACCTACGCCCGTCAGCCCATTTCTTTTGTGCGTGGGCAAGGCTCATATCTGTACACCGCAGACGGCACGGCGTATCTGGATGCTCTGACAGGTATCGCCGTGTGTGGGCTTGGTCATTGCCACCCTGCCATCAGCCATGCCATGAAAGAGCAAGCCGACACGCTCATTCACACCAGTAATTTATACCAAATTGACTGGCAAGAAAAAGCAGGCGAAATACTCTGTCAAAAGGCGGGCATGGACAAAGTATTTTTTGCCAACTCGGGAGCCGAAGCCAACGAATGTGCCTTAAAACTGGCTCGCCTATATGCCCACAACCAAAGCAAATCTCACCCCAAAGTCATCGTCATGGAACACGCCTTTCACGGTCGCACCCTACTCACCGTAACCGCCACCGCCAATCCTAAGGCTCGGACAGGCTTTTTTACCTTGGATGATGACTTTATCCGTGTACCATTTAATGATGTCTCTGCCGTAGAAGCCTTGATAGATGACAAAGACATTTGTGCAGTATTTGTAGAACCTATTCAGGGCGAAGGTGGACTACACACCCCAAGCGATGATTATTTAGAAAAACTACAAAATATCTGCCATACCAACGACTGGCTGTTTATGCTTGATGAAGTACAAACAGGTAACGGTCGCACGGGCAAATATTTTGCTTATCAATATAGCAATGTCAAGCCAGACGTACTGACCACCGCCAAAGGACTGGGCAACGGCTTTCCTGTGGGGGCGTGTATGGTGTCAGGGCGAGCCAAAGACCTGTTCGGAGCGGGTTCACACGGCTCTACGTTTGGCGGTACGCCCTTTGGCTGTCGGGTGGTCTGTGCCGTCTATGATGAGCTGACCGATGAAGTGATGAAAAATGCCATGCGTGAGAGCGATTTTATCCGCCAAAGCGTGCGTGAGCATTTCCCACAAATAGACGTGCGTGGGCGTGGCATGATGATAGGCTTTGGTTTGCCTGATGGCGTGGACTGTACGCACATTGTGGACATGGCTCGTGATGAGTTTTATCTGATTTTAAACGTTACAGGCGGTAATGTCATTCGTCTGCTACCTACCTTAAATATTAGTCATGATGATACGGTGATTTTGACCAATAGGCTGATTGGTTTGTTAGAAAAGACCTTGGAATAA
- a CDS encoding DNA gyrase inhibitor YacG, which produces MTTPTTYPCPQCQKPTSWSDNPNRPFCSERCKLIDLGAWADESYRVATDDTPFSDELSKA; this is translated from the coding sequence ATGACCACACCGACCACTTACCCCTGCCCCCAATGTCAAAAACCGACCAGTTGGTCTGACAACCCGAACCGCCCGTTTTGTAGTGAACGCTGTAAACTCATTGATTTAGGAGCGTGGGCGGATGAATCATATCGTGTGGCAACCGATGATACGCCATTTAGCGATGAATTGTCCAAAGCGTGA
- a CDS encoding DUF3360 family protein yields MSDVQSDLTEEQIREYTTKSYEELHKPSSAFESRDAYLRHELQIMKPKRWGVNLPFRDYRFEFEDTIPAMAGMIGKIVMVGAMAAAFAAPLGLGEDFVLQNVRYEMIIAAIFVLIFSAFFLPTSNLPGTHGPLIPLIPIVVAAGGHPLAFGVLIGVFGLIMAVLKGGSLMSKLTSNGVAGGLLLYLGFVGLMAQVKNMIAWADKIGLPHIAFIIILSTIVMYALLEHWQKRWLAVPVGCALAGFLAFILGAPFEFKTEPGLPPLSPTYWWGENTGWTLGLPDAKAFIVVFPFAVLAVAMWPPDFLGHKVFQQISYPKHSERTHMNIDDTTIACSIRQMVGSALGGANFTSSWGTYIVPASIAKRPIPAGAVLTAVFCIVAAIWGYPMDLAVWQPVLSTALIVAVFVPLLEAGMEMTRAGKTTQSAAIVVFSSALVNPVFGWSLTMMLDNLGLIGDKKRSVELGLMGRVIIPVASFVILCIAMGLVGMFPGVPALLPQFRV; encoded by the coding sequence GTGAGTGATGTTCAATCTGATTTAACCGAAGAGCAAATCCGAGAATACACAACCAAAAGCTATGAAGAGCTTCATAAGCCTTCATCTGCCTTTGAGTCTCGTGACGCTTATCTAAGACACGAATTGCAAATCATGAAACCCAAAAGATGGGGCGTGAACTTGCCATTTCGTGATTATCGTTTTGAGTTTGAAGATACCATTCCTGCGATGGCGGGGATGATTGGTAAAATCGTCATGGTGGGAGCGATGGCAGCTGCCTTTGCCGCACCGCTTGGTTTGGGCGAAGATTTTGTCTTGCAAAACGTCCGCTATGAGATGATTATTGCTGCAATCTTTGTACTTATTTTCTCAGCATTTTTCCTACCAACGTCCAACTTACCTGGCACACACGGACCGCTCATTCCGCTCATTCCTATTGTGGTGGCGGCAGGGGGGCACCCACTTGCTTTTGGTGTGCTCATCGGGGTATTTGGACTGATTATGGCGGTCTTAAAAGGCGGTAGCCTGATGTCCAAGCTCACCAGTAACGGGGTGGCAGGCGGGCTACTACTCTATCTGGGTTTTGTAGGGCTGATGGCTCAGGTCAAAAACATGATAGCCTGGGCGGATAAAATTGGTCTGCCACACATCGCCTTTATCATCATTTTATCAACCATTGTTATGTATGCCTTGCTAGAACACTGGCAAAAACGTTGGCTTGCGGTGCCTGTCGGCTGTGCGTTGGCGGGCTTTTTGGCATTTATCTTGGGAGCTCCCTTTGAGTTTAAGACCGAGCCAGGGCTGCCGCCACTTAGCCCCACTTACTGGTGGGGTGAGAATACAGGTTGGACGCTAGGTCTGCCCGACGCCAAAGCCTTTATTGTGGTATTTCCTTTTGCGGTGTTGGCGGTTGCCATGTGGCCACCAGATTTCTTGGGACACAAAGTATTCCAGCAAATCAGCTATCCTAAGCACTCTGAACGTACACACATGAATATTGATGACACGACCATTGCGTGCTCTATCCGTCAAATGGTGGGCTCGGCACTGGGTGGGGCGAACTTCACATCATCATGGGGTACATACATCGTGCCTGCATCCATCGCCAAACGTCCGATTCCTGCTGGTGCTGTCTTGACCGCAGTATTTTGTATCGTCGCAGCCATTTGGGGTTATCCCATGGACTTGGCGGTATGGCAACCTGTGCTCTCCACAGCTCTTATTGTGGCGGTATTTGTACCGCTACTAGAAGCAGGTATGGAAATGACTCGTGCAGGTAAGACAACTCAGTCAGCCGCCATCGTGGTGTTCTCATCAGCATTGGTGAACCCTGTGTTTGGTTGGTCGCTAACCATGATGTTGGATAACCTAGGTCTTATCGGTGATAAAAAACGCAGTGTTGAGCTGGGTCTGATGGGGCGTGTGATTATCCCTGTGGCAAGTTTTGTGATTCTATGTATTGCCATGGGCTTGGTGGGTATGTTCCCTGGTGTACCTGCATTACTACCGCAGTTTAGAGTTTAA